In a single window of the Paenibacillus sp. MMS20-IR301 genome:
- a CDS encoding queuosine precursor transporter produces MFNLLWGILFVVVNFVFFLLCYRLFGKKGLYAWVGMATVVANIQVAKTIAMPFDIVMTLGNTMYVTLYMTSDLLNERYGRKEARGAVWFGFFTLLMTTVIMQMVLVFKPQETDIAQSSLQTIFGLMPRLALGSLTAYFISQFLDVRLYAWIRKYYGSSRQLWIRSNGSTMVSSFVDTLIFCTIAFAGQYDWMVWTEILLTTYLAKFILTAAGTPVLYLARSFRFAEEEQQGGTPAATRNIS; encoded by the coding sequence ATGTTCAACTTGTTATGGGGTATTCTGTTTGTAGTTGTTAATTTTGTGTTCTTTCTGCTCTGCTACCGTTTATTCGGTAAAAAAGGGCTTTATGCCTGGGTCGGCATGGCAACCGTGGTCGCCAATATTCAAGTAGCCAAGACGATCGCGATGCCTTTCGATATTGTCATGACCTTGGGGAATACGATGTATGTCACACTGTATATGACCAGCGATCTGCTGAATGAACGCTACGGGCGGAAGGAAGCGCGCGGCGCTGTCTGGTTCGGATTCTTCACGCTGCTGATGACGACAGTCATTATGCAGATGGTGCTGGTGTTTAAGCCGCAGGAAACGGATATTGCCCAATCCTCGCTGCAGACGATTTTCGGCCTGATGCCGCGGCTTGCCCTGGGCAGCCTTACCGCGTATTTCATCAGCCAGTTCCTGGATGTGCGGCTGTACGCCTGGATCCGCAAGTATTATGGCAGCTCGCGTCAGCTGTGGATCCGCTCCAACGGCAGTACGATGGTCAGCTCTTTTGTCGATACGCTGATCTTCTGCACCATTGCTTTTGCCGGACAGTATGACTGGATGGTATGGACAGAGATCCTCCTGACCACCTATCTGGCTAAATTCATTCTCACCGCTGCCGGCACACCTGTCCTCTATCTTGCCCGTTCCTTCAGGTTTGCTGAAGAAGAGCAGCAGGGCGGCACACCGGCAGCTACACGCAACATCTCATAG
- a CDS encoding methyl-accepting chemotaxis protein — protein MLSFKKSISRKFILLLFVVLLLTSLLLSISFYFISINTIDSYVMPQINKQLTASAQDVYKSLNATSAQQTLNKNEQARTNVEFYFEEKRKQHNVETIFLIDLREGKATVLTADHVAKLKPEESIQVWPAMEQAAKGKAGLSEIYADSHGVHKTAYVGVPGTTMIVGVSSDVGFVQDKMNSILWTSAGITLLALIIGLSAAAFMSRRITRPITQLAAYSNKLAGGDFTETLTIKGSDEVGQLSESFRIMSERLKEMIGHVLDTSGTVVTDSNDLKERVQVLNTMAEHSASSVEEIGKGSTMIASSALDNSRAMDEINIGIQHIASAAGEVTEQISEASAEAMGGNEIAQSAVQQMRQVEQASIQSMEQFRIMNERSLMIGEVVQGITEITKQIQMLSLNASIEAARAGEHGRGFAVVAGEVRKLSEQSKESNEQIREFLLGLQEDMNHSVSEMNHVNAEVASGMNKVVEAGNAFNHLLILIQSINHSIQSVSAATQQISAGTEEVSASVEETAQITAKSQQSAATLTDNSARQHQELEGHALTVEHLHQQAVKLQKAVGQFKI, from the coding sequence ATGTTAAGCTTCAAAAAATCGATCAGCCGTAAGTTTATCCTTTTGTTGTTCGTCGTTCTGCTGCTTACTTCGCTTTTACTAAGCATCAGTTTCTACTTCATATCCATTAATACCATCGACAGCTACGTTATGCCGCAGATCAACAAGCAGCTGACTGCCTCAGCACAGGATGTATATAAAAGTCTGAACGCGACCAGCGCCCAGCAGACCCTTAATAAAAATGAGCAGGCCAGGACGAATGTCGAATTCTATTTTGAAGAAAAAAGAAAACAGCATAATGTGGAGACCATATTCCTCATCGATCTGCGGGAGGGCAAAGCCACAGTCCTGACTGCAGACCACGTTGCCAAACTTAAGCCGGAGGAATCGATTCAGGTATGGCCAGCCATGGAGCAAGCCGCCAAAGGTAAAGCGGGACTAAGTGAAATTTATGCCGATAGCCACGGTGTACATAAGACTGCATATGTCGGGGTTCCTGGTACCACGATGATTGTAGGTGTAAGCTCGGATGTAGGATTTGTACAGGATAAAATGAACAGTATACTCTGGACCAGTGCGGGTATTACCCTGCTGGCGCTTATTATCGGATTGTCCGCAGCCGCATTTATGAGCCGCAGAATTACCCGCCCGATAACGCAGCTTGCCGCTTACAGCAATAAGCTCGCCGGAGGCGACTTCACTGAGACCCTCACCATAAAAGGCAGTGATGAGGTAGGCCAGCTCTCTGAGAGCTTCCGGATCATGAGCGAACGGCTTAAGGAGATGATCGGACATGTGCTTGATACCTCCGGTACAGTCGTTACTGATTCCAATGACCTCAAGGAACGTGTACAGGTGCTGAACACGATGGCTGAGCATTCAGCTTCCTCTGTGGAGGAGATCGGTAAAGGCAGCACGATGATTGCCAGCAGCGCACTGGACAATTCCCGGGCCATGGATGAGATTAACATCGGTATCCAGCATATCGCTTCCGCTGCCGGAGAGGTTACCGAACAGATCAGCGAAGCTTCCGCAGAAGCCATGGGCGGCAATGAAATTGCCCAGAGTGCTGTCCAGCAGATGCGCCAGGTGGAGCAGGCCTCCATTCAGTCCATGGAGCAGTTCCGCATTATGAATGAACGCTCCCTTATGATCGGGGAAGTTGTGCAGGGCATTACCGAAATTACAAAACAGATCCAGATGCTGTCGCTTAACGCCTCCATCGAAGCTGCGCGTGCCGGAGAACACGGCCGGGGATTCGCTGTTGTTGCCGGTGAAGTGCGCAAGCTCTCTGAGCAGTCTAAGGAATCCAATGAACAAATCCGTGAATTCCTGCTCGGCCTGCAAGAAGATATGAACCACTCCGTATCTGAAATGAATCATGTGAATGCGGAAGTGGCTTCAGGGATGAACAAGGTTGTCGAAGCGGGGAATGCCTTTAACCACCTGCTGATTCTGATCCAGAGCATCAATCACAGCATCCAGTCTGTCTCTGCCGCTACCCAGCAGATCTCCGCAGGCACCGAAGAGGTTAGCGCCTCCGTGGAGGAAACTGCGCAGATTACAGCCAAATCTCAGCAAAGCGCGGCTACATTGACAGACAATTCCGCACGGCAGCACCAGGAGCTGGAAGGGCATGCGCTGACCGTCGAGCATCTGCATCAGCAGGCCGTAAAGCTGCAGAAGGCTGTCGGGCAGTTCAAAATTTAA
- a CDS encoding YnfA family protein, with protein MAIAVLLFIVAGLAEIGGGYLVWLWLRESRPLWYGLLGSFILIAYGIIPTLQKFPSFGRVYAAYGGVFIVLAVLWGWLVDRKTPDLYDWIGAGICVIGVSVILWAPRH; from the coding sequence ATGGCTATTGCGGTGCTGTTGTTCATTGTGGCGGGTCTGGCTGAGATCGGCGGCGGTTATCTGGTCTGGCTCTGGCTGCGGGAATCACGCCCGCTGTGGTACGGCCTGCTGGGGTCATTCATTCTGATCGCTTACGGGATTATCCCGACGCTGCAGAAATTCCCTTCCTTCGGGCGGGTTTACGCCGCTTATGGCGGAGTATTCATTGTCCTTGCCGTACTGTGGGGCTGGCTGGTAGACCGCAAAACCCCGGATCTCTACGACTGGATTGGAGCCGGTATCTGTGTGATCGGCGTCTCGGTTATTCTGTGGGCGCCAAGACACTGA
- a CDS encoding cobyric acid synthase, producing the protein MVQGTASDVGKSLVTAAIGRIMMQDGYRTAPFKSQNMALNSYVTEGGLEIGRAQGMQAEAFGITATSDMNPILLKPSGEMSAQIVVHGVPHAALSAREYREKFLPEAKGTVMAALNRLREAYEVVLMEGAGSPAEINLKARDIVNMNLAGWADAPVVLVADIDRGGVFAFIVGTLELLEPHERARVKGFIINKFRGDVSLLQPGLDWLEERTGIPVLGVLPFLPQLRIEAEDSVVLDSASGRQRTDSERELDIAVIRYPRISNFTDFDPLEDEPDTAVRYVASADELGTPDAIILPGTKNTAADLQYLREQGFPEAIGRALGEGCQQLAGICGGYQMLGQKLLDPDAIESAEPGESEGLGYLPLSTTFLPQKTTVRVSGKLADGHPLQLSGEHHGAVSGYEIHMGKTTNLDTASVSGLFSLNGPEGQAVPEGWGTTDGRIWGSYLHGLFHNDEFRRGWLNGLRRSKGLAQLSVTYSAAALREQEFDRLADTVRKHLDMHAVYNIMGLPGREE; encoded by the coding sequence ATGGTGCAGGGAACAGCCTCCGATGTCGGCAAAAGTCTCGTCACTGCTGCCATCGGACGGATTATGATGCAGGACGGATACCGCACCGCGCCGTTCAAGTCGCAGAATATGGCGCTGAATTCCTACGTAACAGAGGGCGGCTTAGAGATCGGCCGGGCTCAGGGCATGCAGGCGGAGGCCTTCGGCATCACAGCCACCAGCGATATGAACCCGATTCTGCTGAAGCCCTCCGGGGAGATGAGTGCACAGATTGTGGTGCACGGAGTGCCGCATGCGGCGCTTAGTGCGAGAGAATACCGCGAGAAATTTCTGCCTGAAGCAAAAGGTACCGTGATGGCTGCGCTGAACCGGCTGCGGGAGGCTTATGAGGTTGTCCTGATGGAAGGGGCAGGCAGCCCGGCGGAGATTAATCTCAAAGCCCGGGATATCGTCAATATGAATCTGGCCGGCTGGGCGGATGCGCCGGTGGTGCTGGTGGCCGATATCGACCGGGGCGGCGTTTTTGCCTTCATCGTCGGTACGCTTGAGCTGCTGGAGCCGCATGAGCGGGCCAGGGTCAAAGGCTTCATTATCAATAAATTCCGCGGTGACGTCTCGCTGCTGCAGCCCGGGCTGGACTGGCTGGAGGAGCGTACCGGCATTCCGGTGCTCGGCGTCTTGCCGTTTCTGCCGCAGCTGCGGATTGAAGCGGAAGACTCCGTAGTCCTGGACAGCGCATCCGGCCGCCAGCGTACGGATTCAGAGAGGGAGCTGGACATCGCCGTTATCCGTTATCCGCGTATTTCCAACTTTACCGATTTCGATCCGCTGGAGGACGAGCCGGATACAGCGGTGCGTTATGTGGCATCGGCAGATGAGCTGGGAACGCCGGATGCCATCATTCTTCCGGGGACGAAGAATACCGCGGCTGATCTGCAGTACTTGCGGGAGCAGGGATTCCCGGAGGCAATCGGGCGTGCGCTGGGCGAGGGATGCCAGCAGCTTGCAGGGATTTGCGGAGGATACCAGATGCTTGGCCAGAAGCTGCTTGACCCTGATGCGATCGAGAGTGCTGAGCCGGGAGAGAGTGAGGGGCTCGGGTATTTGCCGCTCTCAACTACGTTTCTGCCGCAGAAGACTACCGTCCGCGTTAGCGGAAAGCTGGCGGACGGGCATCCGCTGCAATTAAGCGGGGAGCATCACGGAGCTGTTTCCGGTTACGAGATACATATGGGAAAGACTACAAATCTGGACACAGCTTCCGTATCCGGCCTGTTCAGCCTGAACGGGCCGGAAGGCCAGGCAGTGCCGGAAGGCTGGGGAACAACGGACGGGAGAATCTGGGGCAGCTATCTGCACGGGCTGTTCCATAATGACGAATTCCGCCGGGGCTGGCTGAACGGGCTGCGCCGGTCCAAAGGACTGGCGCAGCTGTCTGTGACCTATTCAGCGGCAGCGCTGCGTGAGCAGGAGTTTGACCGGCTGGCGGATACTGTCAGGAAGCATCTGGATATGCATGCTGTTTACAATATTATGGGCTTGCCGGGAAGAGAGGAATAA
- the cobS gene encoding adenosylcobinamide-GDP ribazoletransferase gives MSARGDASAAFQFLSRFPVKYSPDFSAELLRRSVVYYPLVGAAIGLSAALGAAAAAWLLPAWPAAVITLILWTGLTGGLHLDGWMDSADALLSYRSRERMLEIMKDSRVGAMGVLACVLLLLLKASLLAAFIEGGAYSMLPLLLLPPVWSRWYMVRAMARYPLARGNEGLAASFGGLPARQERRARLTAALLTLAAAAAPLALGAGTGAWPRLAAAAILAPAAAAACGRLAARRISSRLGGLTGDVYGALNELLEAVVLLVLVLLQHNLQ, from the coding sequence GTGAGCGCGCGGGGGGATGCTTCTGCCGCTTTTCAGTTTCTGTCACGCTTCCCGGTAAAGTACAGCCCGGACTTCTCGGCGGAGCTGCTGCGGCGGAGCGTAGTCTATTATCCGCTGGTCGGTGCGGCGATCGGCCTCAGCGCCGCGCTGGGTGCGGCAGCCGCAGCCTGGCTGCTGCCGGCCTGGCCTGCCGCTGTCATCACCCTTATCCTGTGGACGGGGCTGACCGGCGGGCTGCATCTGGACGGCTGGATGGACAGCGCCGATGCACTGCTCAGCTACCGCTCGAGGGAGCGGATGCTGGAGATTATGAAGGACAGCCGTGTCGGCGCTATGGGTGTGCTGGCCTGTGTGCTGCTGCTGCTGCTGAAGGCCTCGCTGCTGGCGGCATTCATCGAAGGCGGCGCATACAGCATGCTGCCGCTGCTCCTGCTGCCGCCGGTGTGGAGCCGCTGGTACATGGTGCGGGCCATGGCCCGCTATCCGCTGGCCCGCGGCAATGAAGGGCTGGCCGCCAGCTTCGGCGGGCTGCCTGCCCGGCAGGAGCGGCGCGCGCGTCTCACCGCCGCGCTGCTCACCCTGGCCGCAGCCGCAGCACCGCTGGCGCTCGGCGCGGGCACAGGGGCCTGGCCGCGGCTAGCGGCAGCGGCCATCCTGGCGCCGGCGGCAGCGGCAGCCTGCGGCAGGCTCGCTGCGCGGCGGATCAGCAGCCGGCTCGGCGGGCTCACCGGCGACGTCTACGGCGCGCTGAACGAGCTGCTGGAGGCGGTGGTCCTGCTTGTGCTGGTGCTGCTGCAGCACAATCTCCAGTAG
- the cobU gene encoding bifunctional adenosylcobinamide kinase/adenosylcobinamide-phosphate guanylyltransferase: protein MSILVTGGARSGKSGFAETLTRKLAHPQQAVYVATGQAFDEEMQARIDLHRQQRGEGGGLWETVEEPLELAALLDKLSGGGRAVLVDCLTLWLSNRLLSVEEHKDRQQLVEDEIARLARSVASFQGTLILVTNEVGDGIVPEYSLGRLYRDLAGRMNAGLARQCSQVFLVTAGIPVELKSREYLL from the coding sequence ATGAGCATTCTTGTAACCGGAGGCGCCCGCAGCGGCAAAAGCGGCTTCGCCGAGACCCTGACCCGGAAGCTTGCGCATCCGCAGCAGGCGGTATATGTGGCGACCGGCCAGGCCTTCGATGAAGAGATGCAGGCGCGGATCGACCTGCACCGGCAGCAGCGCGGTGAGGGCGGCGGACTGTGGGAGACGGTAGAAGAGCCGCTCGAACTCGCGGCGTTGCTGGACAAGCTGTCCGGCGGCGGCCGGGCGGTGCTTGTGGACTGCCTGACACTGTGGCTGTCGAACAGGCTGCTGTCGGTGGAGGAGCATAAGGACAGGCAGCAGCTGGTAGAAGACGAAATTGCGCGGCTTGCACGGAGTGTAGCCTCGTTCCAGGGGACGCTTATTCTCGTGACTAATGAAGTAGGCGACGGCATTGTGCCTGAATATTCACTCGGCCGGCTCTACCGTGATCTGGCCGGACGGATGAATGCAGGTCTTGCCCGGCAGTGCAGCCAGGTATTCCTGGTCACAGCCGGAATTCCGGTAGAGCTGAAGAGCCGGGAGTACCTGCTGTGA
- the cobT gene encoding nicotinate-nucleotide--dimethylbenzimidazole phosphoribosyltransferase: MITAIQEVTGRISPPDEKATLQAVLRLNSLTKPPGSLGRLEALAVRLAGISKVEQPRYDKRTVVVMAADHGVCSEGVSAFPQEVTMQMAYNFLSGGAAVNVLARQGGAEVQFVDIGINGDIIHPQLIDRKVRRGTDNMAAGPSMSRDEALRAILAGVHVAQEAAKNGTEIFITGEMGIGNTTASAAVLCALEGIPAEAAVGRGTGIDDERLRHKISVVERSLQVNKPDSADPVDVLAKVGGLEIAGLAGLILGAAALRIPVILDGFISGAAALIAKALAPEATAYMIASHVSGEQGHKLMLERLGLEALLDLGLRLGEGTGGVLCLHFIEAVCRIMREMATFESAGVSGSEKP; encoded by the coding sequence ATGATCACAGCCATTCAAGAAGTAACCGGACGCATATCTCCGCCTGATGAAAAAGCTACACTGCAGGCGGTGCTCCGCCTGAACAGTCTGACCAAGCCGCCGGGAAGCCTCGGGCGGCTGGAGGCGCTCGCCGTCCGCCTTGCCGGTATCTCCAAAGTGGAGCAGCCCCGTTATGACAAACGGACAGTAGTGGTAATGGCCGCGGATCACGGGGTATGCAGTGAAGGCGTAAGCGCATTCCCGCAAGAGGTTACAATGCAGATGGCCTATAACTTCCTTAGCGGCGGTGCGGCAGTCAATGTACTGGCCCGGCAAGGCGGGGCAGAGGTGCAGTTCGTGGATATCGGCATTAATGGCGATATCATCCATCCGCAGCTGATTGACCGTAAGGTGCGCCGGGGCACGGACAATATGGCGGCCGGCCCGTCGATGAGCCGTGATGAAGCGCTGCGGGCCATTCTGGCCGGCGTACATGTAGCCCAGGAGGCGGCGAAGAACGGGACGGAGATTTTTATTACGGGCGAGATGGGGATCGGCAATACGACGGCTAGCGCTGCGGTGCTGTGTGCACTGGAGGGTATTCCTGCGGAAGCGGCAGTTGGACGGGGCACCGGAATTGATGATGAACGTCTGCGTCACAAAATCTCGGTTGTAGAGCGCTCGCTCCAGGTTAATAAGCCGGATTCTGCAGATCCGGTGGATGTGCTCGCCAAGGTGGGGGGACTGGAGATTGCCGGCCTGGCCGGGCTGATTCTGGGGGCGGCGGCCCTGAGGATTCCGGTTATCCTGGACGGCTTCATCTCCGGAGCGGCAGCCTTGATTGCCAAAGCGCTGGCCCCGGAAGCAACAGCGTATATGATAGCTTCCCATGTCTCCGGTGAGCAGGGCCACAAGCTGATGCTGGAGCGGCTGGGCCTTGAAGCGCTGCTTGATCTCGGGCTGCGGCTCGGCGAAGGAACCGGCGGGGTGCTGTGCCTGCATTTCATTGAGGCGGTCTGCCGGATTATGCGGGAGATGGCAACCTTTGAAAGCGCGGGGGTCTCCGGATCGGAGAAGCCATGA
- a CDS encoding aminotransferase class I/II-fold pyridoxal phosphate-dependent enzyme, giving the protein MSRHQSAQPRLRPLPFAAPGAFPRSSDPVAPRVREIPPSGIRAFFDLAAGNNDIISLGVGEPDFATPEQVRAACIRALDRGETGYTPNSGLMELREEIAGYLAAGFGLPYDPQEEILVTVGSSEALDLALRAFIVPGDEILIPSPGYVAYAPIAHLNGGTVVPVETAAGQGFKLTAEALRQAITPRSKLLIVNFPNNPTGAVMTYEDWLPVAEVVKEHGLLVITDEVYAELTYDSRHVSLASLPDMKDRTILISGFSKAFAMTGWRIGYACGNSGLLAAMLKIHQYTAMCAPVMSQVAAIEALRSALPDKDRMKGIFKERRTLLVEGLRAAGLHCHLPEGAFYAFPSIAHTGMSSEEFALRLLKEAGVAVVPGHVFGAVGEGYIRCSYAASTAKLTEALERLGSFMKVKI; this is encoded by the coding sequence ATGAGCAGACATCAATCTGCGCAGCCGCGCCTGAGGCCCCTGCCCTTTGCCGCGCCTGGTGCCTTCCCGCGCAGCAGTGACCCGGTCGCTCCCCGGGTCAGGGAGATTCCGCCTTCGGGCATCCGGGCTTTTTTTGATCTTGCTGCGGGTAACAACGATATAATATCACTCGGAGTAGGCGAACCGGACTTCGCAACCCCTGAGCAGGTCCGGGCAGCCTGTATCCGCGCCCTGGACCGGGGAGAAACGGGATATACGCCCAACAGCGGTTTGATGGAGCTGCGGGAGGAGATTGCCGGATATTTAGCGGCAGGCTTTGGGCTGCCGTATGATCCGCAGGAGGAAATTCTGGTTACTGTGGGGAGCAGTGAAGCCTTGGATTTGGCGTTGCGGGCTTTCATTGTTCCGGGCGATGAGATTCTGATCCCTTCACCGGGATATGTTGCTTACGCACCGATCGCCCATCTGAACGGCGGAACGGTCGTGCCGGTGGAGACTGCAGCCGGGCAGGGCTTTAAGCTCACTGCTGAAGCACTGCGCCAGGCGATTACGCCGCGCTCCAAGCTGCTGATTGTTAATTTTCCGAATAACCCGACCGGAGCGGTCATGACTTATGAGGACTGGCTGCCGGTAGCGGAGGTAGTGAAGGAGCACGGGCTGCTTGTGATTACCGATGAAGTCTACGCCGAGCTGACATATGACAGCAGGCATGTAAGTCTGGCTTCACTTCCGGACATGAAGGACCGCACGATCTTAATCAGCGGCTTCTCGAAGGCTTTTGCCATGACGGGGTGGCGGATCGGTTATGCCTGCGGCAACAGCGGGCTGCTGGCAGCTATGCTGAAGATTCATCAATACACCGCCATGTGCGCCCCGGTGATGAGCCAGGTTGCCGCGATTGAAGCACTGCGCAGTGCGCTGCCGGATAAGGACCGGATGAAGGGCATCTTCAAGGAACGCCGGACTCTGCTGGTTGAGGGGCTGCGGGCGGCCGGCCTGCATTGCCATCTGCCGGAGGGGGCCTTCTACGCCTTCCCGTCCATTGCCCACACCGGGATGAGCTCGGAGGAATTTGCCTTAAGGCTGCTGAAGGAGGCGGGCGTTGCTGTGGTCCCGGGCCATGTATTCGGAGCCGTTGGGGAAGGCTATATCCGCTGCTCCTACGCAGCCTCGACAGCGAAATTAACCGAAGCGCTGGAGCGGCTGGGAAGCTTCATGAAGGTAAAAATCTAA
- a CDS encoding D-alanine--D-alanine ligase — protein sequence MIRVGVIMGGVSSEYEVSLNTGREMLKALDPAKYIGIPVPITSREELLAGVNGLDFALLALHGTYGEDGTVQGTLETLGIPYSGSGVLSSSLCMDKALAKTVIRSQNIPTPDWLCWEHISEYDPEAVQRLGYPVMVKPNSGGSSIGMTKVNHPQELRGAVEKAFAADRSVLIERYTAGQEITCSILGGEMLPVIGIQSLGSDWFDYTAKYEQGGAEEQIIRLPAGVEEQVRAAALACYRALKCTVYARVDMLLADGIPYVLEVNTLPGMTATSLLPQSAGAAGLSFSRLLDEIISRSLQERGGIAAESEPEPEYAGQGGGRS from the coding sequence ATGATCAGAGTGGGTGTTATTATGGGCGGCGTATCGTCCGAATATGAGGTGTCGCTGAATACGGGCAGGGAGATGCTGAAGGCGCTGGATCCGGCAAAATATATCGGGATTCCTGTTCCCATCACTTCACGGGAAGAGCTGCTGGCAGGAGTTAATGGGCTGGACTTCGCGCTGCTCGCCCTGCACGGGACTTACGGTGAGGACGGCACTGTTCAGGGAACGCTTGAAACGCTGGGCATCCCCTATTCCGGGAGCGGGGTGCTCTCCAGCAGTCTCTGTATGGATAAAGCACTGGCCAAGACGGTGATCCGCAGCCAAAATATCCCCACACCCGACTGGCTGTGCTGGGAGCATATCAGTGAATATGACCCGGAAGCCGTGCAGCGGCTCGGTTATCCGGTGATGGTCAAGCCGAATTCCGGCGGCTCGAGCATCGGCATGACGAAGGTAAATCATCCGCAGGAGCTAAGGGGGGCGGTGGAGAAGGCTTTTGCCGCTGACCGGTCGGTGCTGATTGAGCGCTACACCGCAGGACAGGAGATTACCTGCTCCATTCTGGGGGGAGAAATGCTGCCCGTGATCGGGATTCAGTCGCTGGGCAGCGACTGGTTCGATTATACGGCCAAATACGAGCAGGGCGGGGCAGAGGAGCAGATTATCCGGCTGCCTGCCGGAGTGGAGGAACAGGTACGAGCAGCGGCGCTGGCCTGCTACCGGGCACTGAAATGTACGGTGTATGCCCGGGTGGATATGCTGCTGGCGGACGGAATTCCCTATGTGCTGGAAGTGAATACACTGCCCGGGATGACGGCAACCAGCCTGCTGCCGCAGAGTGCCGGAGCAGCAGGGCTTTCCTTCAGCAGGCTGCTGGATGAGATCATCAGCAGATCGCTGCAGGAGCGCGGAGGAATAGCGGCTGAATCGGAGCCGGAGCCGGAGTATGCAGGGCAAGGGGGCGGCCGATCATGA